In Gossypium hirsutum isolate 1008001.06 chromosome D06, Gossypium_hirsutum_v2.1, whole genome shotgun sequence, one genomic interval encodes:
- the LOC107960300 gene encoding polyadenylate-binding protein-interacting protein 3 isoform X1: MNIQQALLPKSSSNGFARRRGDREGGARLESKVQSGKSNQGRIQATGSLSGGKTGGYESSSRDRLVYMTTCLIGHMVEVHVKNGSIYSGIFHATDAEKDFGIVLKMARLVKDGTLQGNKAVTEFISKAPTKILIIPAKELVQVIAKDVAVTSNGFASELQHEKQQELLIDSVISQSCHVGLERELEPWVPDEDYPQCPELENIFSGSWNRNWDQFETNQKLFGVKSTFNEELYTTKLERGPQTRELEKEAMRIAREIEGEETRDLHLAEERGLDLHDNFDIDEEMRYSSVYRGRGLDDSGYEEEEDILLDSQNIETFGDSSDSLSRGPVDLTSLQRNEGVRMSSSTSFVDEAPSSKAAIGADLNHTDFNDQAKQLASEIPSESFSVSDSESRIQDNLLGEHGGSKDAKESTEKLSPSEDPQLSNSIDSQSLLNDKLDGSDKTVPSVNSTTHAQSSSLLKVSEKPSASGDLTEGPASSKVTGETPSVNTRGQPGSSKPSNSDCVAVSSASSGPGLSPSSSMGSLSSEKSTLNPHAKEFKLNPNAKSFTPSQTSVRPPSPVSDGSFYYQTPVSPVPHMHMPVNFGIGPSFPGHQPVVFNPQVAPMQSPQAYFHPTGPQYGQPMLLGQRQVMYYQPDMQYKGRDY, encoded by the exons ATGAACATCCAACAAGCACTTTTGCCCAAATCTTCTTCTAATGGATTTGCTCGTCGAAGGGGTGATAGAGAGGGTGGGGCTAGGTTGGAGAGTAAGGTGCAGTCAGGAAAATCTAATCAGGGAAGAATACAGGCTACAG GCTCACTGTCTGGTGGGAAGACTGGAGGTTATGAGAGTTCTTCTCGTGATCGGTTAGTTTATATGACCACATGTCTTATTGGGCATATGGTGGAAGTTCATGTGAAAAATGGTTCAATTTACTCTGGAATATTTCATGCAACTGATGCAGAAAAAGATTTTG GAATAGTCTTGAAAATGGCTCGCTTGGTAAAGGATGGTACTTTGCAAGGAAACAAGGCTGTTACAGAGTTCATTAGCAAGGCACCCACAAAGATTTTAATTATACCTGCCAAAGAACTTGTGCAAGTTATAGCAAAG GATGTGGCCGTAACCAGTAATGGATTTGCAAGTGAGCTCCAGCATGAAAAACAGCAGGAACTTTTGATAGATTCTGTGATATCACAATCCTGTCATGTTGGGTTGGAGAGAGAACTGGAGCCCTGGGTTCCTGATGAAGATTATCCCCAATGTCCTGAGCTAGAAAATATTTTTTCTGGCTCGTGGAATAG GAACTGGGATCAGTTTGAAACCAATCAAAAGCTATTTGGTGTAAAAAGTACTTTCAATGAGGAGCTTTACACAACAAAACTTGAGAGAGGTCCTCAAACGAGAGAGTTGGAGAAGGAAGCAATGAGAATAGCAAGAGAGATTGAGGGTGAGGAGACCCGGGACCTACATTTAGCAGAG GAGAGAGGCTTAGATCTTCATGATAATTTTGATATTGACGAGGAGATGAGATATTCCTCGGTTTATAGGGGTAGAGGGCTTGATGATAGCGGTTATGAAGAAGAGGAGGACATTTTGTTGGATTCCCAAAATATTGAGACCTTTGGAGATTCTTCTGATTCTCTCAGTAGAGGGCCTGTGGATTTGACCAGTTTGCAAAGAAATGAGGGAGTTCGAATGTCATCAAGCACTTCTTTTGTG GATGAGGCACCATCTTCCAAAGCAGCCATTGGTGCAGATTTGAACCATACTGACTTCAATGATCAGGCCAAACAGCTGGCATCTGAAATTCCTTCTGAAAGTTTCTCTGTATCTGACAGTGAAAGCag GATCCAAGACAATTTGCTCGGTGAACATGGAGGAAGCAAGGATGCTAAAGAGTCTACTGAAAAGCTGTCT CCATCCGAGGACCCGCAGTTGTCAAATTCTATCG ATTCCCAGTCATTATTGAATGACAAGTTAGATGGATCTGATAAAACTGTGCCATCCGTGAATTCTACTACTCATGCCCAGTCTAGTTCTTTATTGAAGGTTAGTGAAAAACCAAGTGCTTCTGGCGACCTCACAGAAGGTCCAGCTTCTAGCAAAGTAACTGGTGAAACACCTTCTGTAAACACCCGTGGGCAACCTGGTAGTTCTAAACCATCAAATTCAGATTGTGTTGCTGTTTCCTCAGCTTCTAGTGGCCCTGGCTTGTCCCCAAGTTCATCAATGGGTTCATTATCCTCTGAGAAGTCAACACTGAACCCCCATGCAAAG GAGTTCAAACTCAACCCTAATGCAAAGAGTTTCACACCATCTCAAACGTCTGTTAGGCCTCCATCCCCAGTCTCCGATGGCTCATTCTACTATCAAACACCAGTGTCTCCTGTACCACATATGCACATGCCTGTTAATTTTGGG ATTGGACCCTCCTTTCCTGGGCACCAGCCTGTTGTATTCAATCCACAAGTGGCTCCAATGCAATCACCGCAAGCTTATTTTCATCCAACTGGACCTCAG TATGGGCAACCGATGCTTCTTGGGCAACGGCAAGTGATGTACTACCAACCG GACATGCAATACAAAGGACGGGATTATTAA
- the LOC107960302 gene encoding solute carrier family 25 member 44 — protein sequence MNISAAEEESAQEIHIPADIDWEMLDKSKFFFLGAALFSGVSATLYPVVLVKTRQQVAQVQLSGIGTAFSIVKHGGFQGLYRGFGTSLMGTIPARALYMAALEVTKSNVGSITVKLGFPEPTAAAIANAVAGLTAAMVAQLVWTPIDVVSQRLMVQSSSSQCRYVNGIDAFRKIVNSHGPKGLYRGFGISILTYAPSNAVWWASYSVAQRLVWGGIGCYLKGGGDETIRPDSKTVMAVQGASAAMAGGISALITMPLDTIKTRLQVLDGEENRLRGPTIGQTVRNLVKEGGWLACYRGLGPRWASMSISATTMITTYEFLKRLSAKNQEGLL from the coding sequence ATGAATATAAGTGCGGCCGAGGAAGAATCGGCGCAAGAGATTCATATTCCGGCTGATATAGATTGGGAAATGCTTGATAAATCCAAGTTTTTCTTCTTAGGTGCGGCGTTATTTTCCGGCGTATCGGCGACCCTTTATCCCGTAGTTTTAGTCAAAACACGGCAACAGGTTGCTCAAGTTCAACTTTCCGGCATCGGAACGGCGTTTTCCATCGTTAAACATGGCGGTTTCCAGGGATTATACCGAGGTTTCGGCACTTCATTAATGGGAACAATCCCAGCTCGAGCTCTTTACATGGCTGCCCTTGAAGTAACCAAAAGTAATGTAGGGAGCATCACTGTTAAATTAGGGTTTCCTGAACCAACGGCAGCGGCGATAGCTAATGCGGTCGCCGGATTAACCGCCGCGATGGTGGCTCAACTAGTTTGGACCCCAATTGATGTGGTTAGCCAAAGGCTAATGGTTCAAAGTAGCTCATCACAATGTAGATATGTAAATGGGATTGATGCCTTTAGGAAAATAGTGAACTCACATGGTCCAAAGGGATTATATAGAGGCTTCGGTATATCAATTTTAACATATGCACCATCAAATGCAGTATGGTGGGCATCTTACTCAGTTGCTCAAAGACTTGTTTGGGGAGGCATTGGATGTTACTTAAAAGGCGGCGGGGATGAAACAATTCGGCCTGATTCAAAGACGGTAATGGCGGTTCAAGGAGCGAGTGCGGCAATGGCAGGTGGGATATCGGCATTGATCACAATGCCACTCGATACTATCAAGACCCGGTTACAGGTCTTAGACGGAGAAGAGAACCGGCTGCGCGGACCGACAATCGGGCAAACCGTGAGGAATTTGGTTAAAGAAGGAGGATGGCTTGCTTGTTATAGAGGGTTGGGACCAAGGTGGGCTTCAATGTCAATATCTGCAACAACAATGATCACTACTTATGAGTTTTTGAAACGATTATCAGCTAAGAACCAAGAGGGCTTGTTGTAA
- the LOC121218660 gene encoding uncharacterized protein: MKQLSSFTMSNCYMTRFRAVHHKAMVPWSMDRWRKGCQRTLSTSSTHFSRNTSLTVRAPTSIVLAVNLTPFDAPQRSDEWFALRRNKLTTSTFTTALGFWKGKRRSKLWHEKVFAAETQVLKSSIRCAMEWGVLNEVTAIERYKRITGREVSSLGFAIHSKEKFDWLGASPDGLLGCFPGGGILEVKCPYNKGKPQTALPWSTMPFYYMPQVQGQMEIMDREWVDLYCWTPNGSTIFRLCRERSYWDLMHGILQEFWWGNVMPAKEALSLGKEEDAKRYEPSSRHKQTGLVISKSIKLASKAKMICREIAGRIEFYR; the protein is encoded by the coding sequence ATGAAGCAGCTATCCTCCTTCACAATGAGCAATTGCTACATGACTAGATTTCGTGCTGTTCATCATAAAGCTATGGTTCCTTGGTCCATGGACAGGTGGAGAAAGGGATGTCAAAGAACCCTTTCCACCAGCTCTACGCATTTCTCTCGAAACACTTCACTTACTGTTCGTGCCCCAACATCGATTGTGCTGGCTGTCAACCTTACCCCATTTGATGCACCTCAACGCTCAGATGAATGGTTTGCCCTTCGTAGGAACAAGCTAACCACAAGTACCTTTACTACAGCTTTGGGTTTTTGGAAAGGAAAGCGCCGCTCTAAACTCTGGCACGAAAAAGTTTTCGCAGCTGAAACACAGGTTCTGAAATCTTCTATTAGGTGTGCTATGGAATGGGGTGTgctcaatgaagtaactgctatTGAGAGGTACAAAAGGATCACAGGTCGTGAGGTTAGCTCTTTAGGATTCGCTATCCATTCAAAAGAGAAGTTTGATTGGCTTGGTGCATCACCGGATGGTCTTCTTGGTTGTTTTCCTGGAGGTGGTATCTTGGAAGTGAAGTGTCCTTACAACAAAGGTAAACCCCAGACTGCTCTACCGTGGTCAACCATGCCATTCTATTATATGCCTCAGGTTCAGGGTCAAATGGAGATAATGGATCGAGAATGGGTTGATTTGTATTGTTGGACACCAAATGGAAGCACGATATTCCGCTTGTGTAGAGAACGTAGTTATTGGGATCTTATGCACGGGATTTTGCAGGAATTTTGGTGGGGAAACGTAATGCCTGCTAAGGAGGCCTTATCACTAGGCAAGGAAGAGGATGCCAAGAGATATGAACCTTCATCCAGACACAAGCAAACAGGGCTTGTAATTTCTAAGAGCATAAAGTTAGCTAGTAAAGCAAAGATGATATGTAGGGAGATTGCAGGTCGTATTGAATTTTATAGATGA
- the LOC107960300 gene encoding polyadenylate-binding protein-interacting protein 3 isoform X2 translates to MVQFTLEYFMQLMQKKILDVAVTSNGFASELQHEKQQELLIDSVISQSCHVGLERELEPWVPDEDYPQCPELENIFSGSWNRNWDQFETNQKLFGVKSTFNEELYTTKLERGPQTRELEKEAMRIAREIEGEETRDLHLAEERGLDLHDNFDIDEEMRYSSVYRGRGLDDSGYEEEEDILLDSQNIETFGDSSDSLSRGPVDLTSLQRNEGVRMSSSTSFVDEAPSSKAAIGADLNHTDFNDQAKQLASEIPSESFSVSDSESRIQDNLLGEHGGSKDAKESTEKLSPSEDPQLSNSIDSQSLLNDKLDGSDKTVPSVNSTTHAQSSSLLKVSEKPSASGDLTEGPASSKVTGETPSVNTRGQPGSSKPSNSDCVAVSSASSGPGLSPSSSMGSLSSEKSTLNPHAKEFKLNPNAKSFTPSQTSVRPPSPVSDGSFYYQTPVSPVPHMHMPVNFGIGPSFPGHQPVVFNPQVAPMQSPQAYFHPTGPQYGQPMLLGQRQVMYYQPDMQYKGRDY, encoded by the exons ATGGTTCAATTTACTCTGGAATATTTCATGCAACTGATGCAGAAAAAGATTTTG GATGTGGCCGTAACCAGTAATGGATTTGCAAGTGAGCTCCAGCATGAAAAACAGCAGGAACTTTTGATAGATTCTGTGATATCACAATCCTGTCATGTTGGGTTGGAGAGAGAACTGGAGCCCTGGGTTCCTGATGAAGATTATCCCCAATGTCCTGAGCTAGAAAATATTTTTTCTGGCTCGTGGAATAG GAACTGGGATCAGTTTGAAACCAATCAAAAGCTATTTGGTGTAAAAAGTACTTTCAATGAGGAGCTTTACACAACAAAACTTGAGAGAGGTCCTCAAACGAGAGAGTTGGAGAAGGAAGCAATGAGAATAGCAAGAGAGATTGAGGGTGAGGAGACCCGGGACCTACATTTAGCAGAG GAGAGAGGCTTAGATCTTCATGATAATTTTGATATTGACGAGGAGATGAGATATTCCTCGGTTTATAGGGGTAGAGGGCTTGATGATAGCGGTTATGAAGAAGAGGAGGACATTTTGTTGGATTCCCAAAATATTGAGACCTTTGGAGATTCTTCTGATTCTCTCAGTAGAGGGCCTGTGGATTTGACCAGTTTGCAAAGAAATGAGGGAGTTCGAATGTCATCAAGCACTTCTTTTGTG GATGAGGCACCATCTTCCAAAGCAGCCATTGGTGCAGATTTGAACCATACTGACTTCAATGATCAGGCCAAACAGCTGGCATCTGAAATTCCTTCTGAAAGTTTCTCTGTATCTGACAGTGAAAGCag GATCCAAGACAATTTGCTCGGTGAACATGGAGGAAGCAAGGATGCTAAAGAGTCTACTGAAAAGCTGTCT CCATCCGAGGACCCGCAGTTGTCAAATTCTATCG ATTCCCAGTCATTATTGAATGACAAGTTAGATGGATCTGATAAAACTGTGCCATCCGTGAATTCTACTACTCATGCCCAGTCTAGTTCTTTATTGAAGGTTAGTGAAAAACCAAGTGCTTCTGGCGACCTCACAGAAGGTCCAGCTTCTAGCAAAGTAACTGGTGAAACACCTTCTGTAAACACCCGTGGGCAACCTGGTAGTTCTAAACCATCAAATTCAGATTGTGTTGCTGTTTCCTCAGCTTCTAGTGGCCCTGGCTTGTCCCCAAGTTCATCAATGGGTTCATTATCCTCTGAGAAGTCAACACTGAACCCCCATGCAAAG GAGTTCAAACTCAACCCTAATGCAAAGAGTTTCACACCATCTCAAACGTCTGTTAGGCCTCCATCCCCAGTCTCCGATGGCTCATTCTACTATCAAACACCAGTGTCTCCTGTACCACATATGCACATGCCTGTTAATTTTGGG ATTGGACCCTCCTTTCCTGGGCACCAGCCTGTTGTATTCAATCCACAAGTGGCTCCAATGCAATCACCGCAAGCTTATTTTCATCCAACTGGACCTCAG TATGGGCAACCGATGCTTCTTGGGCAACGGCAAGTGATGTACTACCAACCG GACATGCAATACAAAGGACGGGATTATTAA
- the LOC107960298 gene encoding phospholipid:diacylglycerol acyltransferase 1 yields the protein MSLIRRRKHPFNESFRKPEKEHENGDFSYESKRKKIPYEHEEERPLSKWSCLDTWCWLIGCVCVTWWFLLFLYNAMPASFPKYVTEVITGPLPDPPGVKLRKLGLTAKHPVVFVPAAVTGGLELWEGRKCAQGLFRKRLWGGTFGDVYKRPQCWVEHMSLDNETGMDPCGIRVRPISGLVTADGLGSGYFVWTTLVSNLARIGYEEKTMFMAAYDWRLSFQNTQVRDQTLSRIKNNIELMVATRGGQKAVIIPHSAGALFFLHFMKWVEAPPPMGGGGGPYWCSKHIKAVVNIAAPFLGVPKAIPLFLSAESKDVSLVRAIAPGFLENDIFQPQILQHVMRLSHSWDSTVSMIPRGGDTIWGSLDWSPEEGYSCDQKREMKNSTRVTNPARAKSAISLTRSANFGRIVSFGKDVAEAPSNDIDRIDFKGAVKGHRAENRTCRDLWAGYHGMGFEGTKAVADYKTYTAESIVELLHFVAPKMMARSTAHFSHGIADNMDDPKYKHYKYWSNPLETTLPIAPEMEIFSFYGTGLPTERSYVYKLSPTAECHIPFQIDSSANDEETCLKGGAYSVDGDGTVPVLSAGFMCAKAWHGKTKFNPSGIRTYVREYRHSPPTTLLEGCGTLNCAHVDIMRSFALIEDVIRIAAGASGEELGGNRVHSNIFKWSEKINLQL from the exons ATGTCTTTGATTAGAAGAAGAAAACACCCTTTTAATGAATCCTTcagaaaacccgaaaaggaaCACGAAAATGGCGATTTCAGCTATGAAAGCAAGAGAAAGAAAATCCCATACGAACACGAAGAAGAGAGACCACTGTCCAAGTGGTCGTGTTTGGACACGTGGTGCTGGTTGATTGGTTGCGTGTGCGTGACGTGGTGGTTCCTCTTGTTCCTTTATAACGCAATGCCGGCTTCGTTTCCCAAGTACGTGACGGAGGTGATAACGGGGCCGTTGCCGGACCCACCGGGCGTAAAGCTGAGGAAACTGGGATTGACGGCTAAACATCCGGTGGTGTTCGTGCCGGCGGCCGTGACCGGCGGGCTTGAGTTGTGGGAAGGGCGGAAATGTGCTCAAGGACTGTTTAGGAAGCGACTTTGGGGTGGCACTTTTGGTGATGTTTATAAAAG ACCACAATGCTGGGTAGAGCACATGTCATTGGACAATGAAACTGGTATGGATCCTTGTGGTATAAGAGTGAGGCCTATATCTGGACTTGTGACTGCTGATGGCTTGGGTTCAGGCTACTTTGTGTGGACAACTCTGGTTTCTAACTTGGCACGCATTGGATATGAAGAGAAAACCATGTTCATGGCTGCCTATGATTGGAGACTCTCATTTCAAAACACACAG GTTCGAGACCAGACATTGAGCCGTATCAAGAATAATATAGAACTGATGGTAGCTACAAGGGGAGGACAAAAGGCTGTTATCATTCCGCATTCGGCTGGAGCTTTATTTTTTCTGCATTTCATGAAGTGGGTCGAAGCACCGCCTCCGATGGGCGGCGGTGGTGGTCCCTATTGGTGTTCTAAGCATATTAAAGCCGTGGTTAACATTGCCGCGCCGTTTCTCGGTGTTCCGAAAGCTATACCCTTGTTTTTGTCTGCTGAATCTAAGGATGTTTCACTTGTCAG GGCTATTGCACCTGGTTTTCTTGAGAATGATATATTTCAACCTCAAATATTGCAACATGTGATGAGGCTGAGCCACTCTTGGGATTCAACCGTGTCGATGATACCGAGAGGCGGCGACACGATATGGGGCAGTCTAGATTGGTCACCCGAGGAAGGTTACTCTTGTGACCAGAAAAGAGAAATGAAGAACAGCACCCGGGTCACAAACCCAGCACGTGCCAAGAGTGCTATTTCTCTCACAAGAAGTGCAAATTTTGGAAGGATTGTATCCTTTGGTAAAGATGTTGCTGAGGCACCTTCAAATGATATTGATCGAATAGACTTCAAG GGTGCTGTTAAGGGTCATAGAGCTGAAAACCGGACTTGTCGAGATTTGTGGGCGGGGTACCATGGTATGGGGTTTGAAGGTACTAAAGCTGTTGCGGATTATAAAACATACACTGCTGAATCAATTGTTGAACTTCTTCATTTCGTTGCTCCGAAAATGATGGCACGCAGTACTGCTCATTTCTCCCATGGGATTGCCGATAATATGGATGACCCTAAGTATAAACACTACAAGTATTGGTCGAACCCCTTGGAAACGAC GTTGCCAATTGCTCCGGAGATGGAAATCTTTTCTTTCTACGGAACCGGCCTACCGACTGAAAGATCATACGTTTATAAGTTATCCCCTACTGCTGAGTGTCATATTCCGTTTCAAATTGATTCATCCGCCAACGATGAAGAGACCTGCCTGAAGGGTGGTGCGTATTCTGTCGATGGAGATGGGACTGTACCGGTTCTAAGTGCTGGTTTTATGTGCGCCAAAGCTTGGCACGGTAAAACCAAATTCAATCCTTCTGGAATCCGAACATACGTTAGGGAATACCGTCATTCTCCTCCGACAACCTTACTGGAAGGATGCGGCACTCTTAACTGTGCTCACGTCGATATAATGAGAAGTTTTGCATTAATCGAGGATGTTATAAGGATCGCGGCTGGGGCTTCGGGTGAAGAACTGGGAGGAAATCGAGTTCATTCAAATATCTTCAAATGGTCCGAGAAGATCAACTTGCAATTATAA